A region of the Brachyhypopomus gauderio isolate BG-103 chromosome 11, BGAUD_0.2, whole genome shotgun sequence genome:
gtgtgtgtgtgtgtgtgttagtattaCACCTGCCTGTATATTGCGGTACAGTGATTCtccatacgtgtgtgtgtgtgtgtgtgtgtgtgttacacctgCCTGTATATTGCGGTACAGTGATTctccatacatgtgtgtgtgtgtgtgtgcgcatgtgtgtgtgtgtgtgtgtgtgttacacctgCCTGTATATTGCGGTACAGTGATTCTCCATACATCTTCTTGTAGGTGGCTCTGATGTCAAGCATGTCCTCCTCACTCCTGGACACCATGATCCTCATCAGGGTTTCATCATCAGTACCGGCACGCTGACACAATACAAGCAGACAAATCACAAACTATTCCTTTAGTAACTCTCACAGTCATTATTAAATAGCTAATTGTGATGTTCAGCAGTGCTCAAGTGTATTTTATGCACACTTATTTCTCATACCCGCATGGACTCACGAAGACATTCAGCAAAATAGCCCGGCACACTCCTGGCACATTTCACTGGGGACACAATTCATTTCCCATAGTTCATTTCAGCTCCAAACAGCGTGAACATTAGTGAGTGAAGTGTTGAAACAAAATGCAGTTAAAATGTATCCTGACATTAGTTTCTGACAACAAAGTGATCATTCATTCTTGTCCTTCTGTAATTCAAGTTTATTTTTGGacaatgtgttttttgtattaTTTCCGTCCTCTTGTTAGTCTTACCCACTGCTAAAAGTGCAGCCTCCAGGTTCCCGGTACACTCCCCACGAATACTCTCCTCAATGTCACTGCCAGCCATCTTTTTATACGCATCAAATACTAAAAGAAATTTTTGAAACAATTTTGTCAGGAACAAAAATTTTTATTGTTTAGTTCTTGTTCCATTCAAATACTATACTATTGCCCAGTGACCACACAGGGATATATAACACAGGCATCACACAGGGATATATAACACAGGCATCACACAGGGATATATAACACAGGAATATACAATAcagggatcacacacacacccgcatatGCACTTGCACATATTAACCTTTCCTCAGGTGCTCAGGGCTCCTGTTGCCAAGGATGCTAACGAACTTATCTTCATCCGTACCAAACTTCTCCTCACCAGCAGCGTACAGCTCCTGGAACACGAacgacacacacaaacagacctaTGATCTGCATCTCCAGCTGAAACATCACAGCACTTGTGTGTACGTTACCTTCAAACAGGACGTATACACATCCCTGTCCCCATTCCCATCAAGTTCCTGACCTTTGCCCTCTCTTACACTTAGGGTCTGACACCTGAGCTTATCACAATTCATCTCAAACTGTTCCAGACCATTTTACTTCTGCATAATGGCATAGCAATGCTggataacaacaataataacaataacaataataataataataataataataataataataataacaatgctGGATAACAATGCTGCATAATGGAATAACAGCCACCAATTAAAATTAAAACAAGAGCTCCACTACGCCCTTATCTATCCGCTAGTGATTAGCATAACAAAAGGATTAAACCAGCCAAGTTGAATGTTCTTTGTAAAATTATTATGATTATGACCATGGTCTTACACATGACCACACAGAAGCCTGGCGGTTCTGGAGAACTTCTAATCATGGTGCAAATCTTACTTTTCCATTTTCATTTTTAGCAGAGGAAATCTACTATAAGATGTAAATGCGAATAATACCGGGAGCCTTAAGTAGTAAGAACAGCATAAGGCAAAATTGAGTGCTGCAGGCAAATTACAGATTGTGATAATGTCTAGGCTAGATTTGTTCTCAAGATTGAACGTAATGACTACACATGTATAATTCAACAGGTGTAATGCGTTGGCCCTGGATGGCCAGGAGAAGGTCAACCTTTGCCAAAATAGCAATCTCTGAAGTCCCTGGCAAAGTGCTTATCCCACTATGTACTCCTATGAATACAGAGTTTCAAGGAATAGTGAGCCAGTTCCACAGTATACTGGTAGATGTGGGACACTGGGGAATCTGAAAGTCGATTGGTCCAACAACTGTTTACCATTCAACTCGCCCTGGAGCATTTCAGGCGTGCAGCACAAGTTGCCATGGTGATGTAACCCAATAAAAAGTGATCCAGCGTAGTGAGACAGGAAAAACCAGGGTTAGATCAGGCAATGCTTTAAGTTAGCTGGCTAAGTGATCAATCCTGAATTTGGAGACAGCCCCCTCATCTAGTATTGTGTCTCTCCTGGCCATGCTCTTGTATTCTAGACGAAAAACATAACAAAATCGGGAACGGCGTGATCGTTTACCTTGGCGTCTTTCTCCACTCTGCTTTCGTCCACGCCCTCCTCCCTCTCGCCCTGTATGGAGGAACAGAAACTCCTAATATGGGCCAAACCACCAGAAATGGAGGTCCGATATCAGCCTACCATTTCCTGAGACAGAGCTGATGAGTTCTCCCTACCCCGACGACCTCTGGTATCGAGTTAACAGCTGCACACGCCCCGGGTGCATTTAATCCTCACTCTGCCTCCACCGTAAGAACAGTTTTAATCACTTAGGAGTGACATCACAGACGCTCAGGTTATCACTCCGAGAAGACGTCTCTCCTCGTTTCAGCAGGTCACCTTTCATCTGTCAGTTTTCCATTTGGTCTTTTGCTCCAGATATGACCTTTTTACCTTCATCTTCCTTTCTACATCCTTGAACACCCTCTTTATTCATAAGTGTACGTTCCGAATTGCTGGACTGCCACCACACGGCTACCACCTGAGCTACCAGCacaccaaccccaaccccaaccccgtGTTTACCTGTAGAAGGATAATGAGCAACCTCTGGTAATGTCCAGAGGTGTCTCCCATGATGTCTTTCTCCAGTTTTGTTCCATGCTCTAGGTGAGAAATATGAGACTgaaacagatcattgctgacACTTAGTACGGCACAGTTTTAATAACCTCAGACAATGGCAGAACAGAGCTACTTAGCCGAAGTGGGTTTGTTCGGTTCTAAAAGTGTTTCCTGTCATATATACCATAGTCTTATATGAAGGATGGCCTCTACGTCTCTAGTGTCCGGCTTAGATTAAACATACAAGCCAACTCGTTCTGCATATGACTGGTGCCTACAGATGGTATATGACACTGGGGATTGTTTCCAATGTTGTAAGGttagtacccacacacacaaacacacacacacacacacacacacacacacacacacacacacacacacacacaaagcatcaCACCAAAGGTGTTACAAGAGTCACAGTGTGTATTTGAAAAACAGCAGATTCAAACTAGGGTCATTGTTTCAGCTTATGATTGCATTCATTATCGGTGCTCTGAGGGGCCATAACGATTAACACTTAAACATTGATAATTATTTGAGTAAAATTTGGCATTATAGTTCTTAGTTCTTGTTCTAGTTCTTGTTCTTAATTGACAAGCTAAATCCTTTGGCACTTCTCAGTTTCATTTAAAAGAAACAGGAGCTGCAAGATGAGCTATTGATGAGACATTATTTTCCACAGGCCTCATAGTGATTACCTTTCTTATATGTTTTGACTATCTCCTTTATCTGCTCTGGAGTCCTGGAGGCCAGAATCTCAATCAGAACTTTATCATCAGTACCAGCTCCCTGTATTACACAAGAtaaaatgtgtaaatatatatatagcccaTGTTACAGTTAAAGCGAGTTATCTGAGTTATCTGAAGTTATCCAAACATAGCAGGAATGAGTGAGTTGGAACCTTGATGGCATTACGAAGTTCATGTGCATCGTATGAATGGGGGGGTGTCATCAGAGCCACAATGAGGTCCTCAAACTTCCCTCCCAGCTCTGACTTTAGGTCCTTCACAAGGTCCTatagagatagaaagagaaggaaacagaaagagacaaagagaaagatATAGAGGTAAAGGTTTGAAGCATCCATTCCCATGGGGTCACCACCAGGCACTAATGTGGGCAAAGCAGAAGGTCTGAAACTGACTTCATCATCCATTCCTAATTTTCTCTGGCAATCTGAAGTATGAGGCATGCATACAACACAAAAAAATAACGTTttacatgtacatttacattttacatgtttttacaCTACACCAATGTAGTGTAGGCCTGCCACTCAAGCACCACTTAACAGTTCCAAATGTGTCCTTCAAGATGTTTCACTTTCAGGGAGAACGTTGCAACGGACTACCGTCTCCGGACACTGAAGCGAGCGGTGTACCTGCGGCTCACCTTGCCGTGGGCTTTCTTGTAGGCCGCTTTAATCTGCTGTCTTTGCTCATTGCTGCGAGCCGTTAAGAGCATGAGGATGGTGCCTTCATCAGTGCCTGTGAATTCAAACCACACAAATCCTCACACCTCTAGAACAAGCAGTGGAGTGATGAATTCTGGGTTGATAAGCCATTAGCTGCTGTCAGCACGACATGGTAAACACTTGTAATTGAGCACTTCACCTATCTATCTACATGTTGTTAATACATAGGACACTGTAATGCAATCTATTAATCACCAAGTAACACTCAGGAGTTGTTTCTGAAAATATGTAAACTCTCTAGACCCGTGTTAGAATCAacaattatgtctgttttaCTGTGACTTTAAGGAAATGCACCAATCTGTGCAATTAGCCCGTCAATGTAGCTCTGGGATGGTACTAATTACCACACCCCGCATACAAAGATCATTTGATTACCTCTTCAGTCTCTTAACATTACACATTCACATTTACACGCCTCACATATTCGTATGTTGGAACGGGCTAAGCAGAATGAAGAACTGAAGAACTGAAGAACGACTTGGGTCGCACGACTGGCGGAAACAGTGGTGACTCACCGAAGCCTTTCATGGCTTTGCGCAACAGGTCAGCATCCTGCTTGGCGTTGAAATGCACGAAAGGTTTCACGGTGCCTCTGTAAGCCTGTAGGACCAAACGCGCCTTGAACGCTGCGCATCAGCTCATTGTATGCAGTTATACATTTTGCATTAGCAAGGGATGTAGAGGTGATCATAAATCTACCCATGCTTTTGAATAAATAAACAGGCCCCGAGTCTACTCCCAGCCTGAAATTGCTCCTTTCTTCTCTGGCTTTTGGAGTGAGAGCATGAAGCTGAGCTTCTCTGAGCGCATCAGCCGTTCAACCAATAAACACGTTTATGAGACATCTTCAATACTCAAGCAACAGTCATTTTTACATCTTTACTAATTCTGTCTTCTCGCTACATCGCGTTCTTCTATAAAACGCACGTAAGCAATAGCGTTTGTAAAAAGAATGATACATTTCACAAGTTTGCTACAAGACCGTGTCTCGTAACGAGCCTGGTGAGACGCCGCTGAATCTGTGTTGTACGAGTCACAACAAGTCTGATATACTGTAATCCAATCAACCATAACCTGCACACGTCCATGACCAGTCTGCCAAAAGAGATCTGTAACATCTGTGACATTAGGAACATTGGAGAAATCTCCAACCATCTGCTGGAGTAACCCATCTTCATTTTAAAAGAGTGACTGTTGTGTGTGGATGATGCTGAAGCTGAAGCGCAGCAGCCgtaaacacatagcaacattttTGCGGGTTTGACTCGaagaatagaaaaaaaaactgattggATGTCGATTAAATGATTCTGAAGTATCATTCATCATATCAAGGTGTGGCAGCACCATTTTCTGTAATATTTCTGAGTTGTGTGAACTTACGCGGAACAATCCTCATTCTAACGGattccctccctctccatctcactcacacacacacacacacacacacacacacacacacacacccaaccctcCCCTCATGCTCATCACGTTAAAAAGTTTAACATGAGATATAATTAAGACTGTTTACCATGTTCTTACCATGTGTGCTGATGTCAGATGTCAGATACAATCCAACAGCAGGCAAATCTAGAATTTAAAAAAGGTTCATCACAATCACAATTGTTTGAATTCATTAAACAGTATGGACCTAATCATTTTAAATTTcgacaaaataaaatgttttaggaTCTATTAACCTAATAAAGAAAACATAGGTTACCTGTTGATGTGACGTTTTCTCTCACCTGAGCGAGGGAGCAGCTCTAAACGCGAACGATGTGCAGAGGAAAGTTTTAAATTGCAGCTCCGCCACGCCCACCAAAGGTGCTCTATGACGGATTAAATTAGCATTTCATCCAAAGACTACAAACAGATTAATTAATCTGAAAACagaataataatgaaaaaaatatttctgtcCATAAAATATAGACCAATTTTACAAATAGCCTATAGAATATAATATTTAacataaaaaagaaataaattaaattaaatatatctCCATCTTTGACAAACCGAATTCCACAATATTTGTAAACTGCTTTAATCACCATAGATTACGATTAATAGCTATATTTGTGGTGTCTTGTTAGAGTTTGGTTGTTAAGTGTAGTCTGTCTGCTTAATAACTAATAGGCCTAGTTTACAACATTGTTATAGCCAATTTACAGCGTGGTGATTGTTTGCTCCcacaacacatcaacacacctcaaacacccccccccccgtacacacacacacacacacacacacacacacacacacacacacacacacacacacacacacacatacacacacccatagacACAGCTAGGAAGCACGCACACGCGCATATATTATCCTTCTGGACAAAAAGGTCTTTGTTCACAAACTAACTCTACTTTGAACATCACAATGACAACCATACCCTGTTCTACAGCCAGACTATCTCATACAttcaaaaacaaatacattacaaacacacaactgtGTGTTAGCCAGGAGTTTAGCTATATGACTTATTCAAAAGGTATTATTTTACTGTAAACAGATAAAGCAATACGTTATTGACTTTTAAAAATTCATTAACCTTTGACCTTTTCTAACAGACAATCGACCCCTATCACAGGAACGTCTACGTTTGTCAGGAACACATGAATGACTTACTGGCCTCTTTAACTTAATTAGGCAAGAAGAAATCAAGTTTTGTTGGCAGACTGGtatgataattaaaattaaaCAGTACTGTAATGTTAAGAGAACCCCCTGAAGGATATTGCTTTACTTCACTGCTCCTGTGGAATACATTCTGCTTTCTAAGCAGGGCTGTATAGCACAGCCTCAGGAAGATTTTATCTGGGTAATAGATCTGAAACATCCCAGACGCTGTCAAGAAGATAATGTGATTTATCAAAACACATACTGGGTATAAGGACAACAAAAATGATGCTGTTATTGTGATTATTAAAGCCATATTTATTTAACACAAAAATACAAGTTACTGAAATACAATAAATTTTACTTGATATAACATTAATAAAGAATATTACTAGAACAATCGGTACATGAAAaggcaaatgtaaatgtaaaacatttagATAGGTAATACAAAACACGAAAACAAGAATAGCAGAAAAAGACACTATAGTTAACACATAACAGCCAAGCACTTATATCCTTAAACACTTAATCATTTGAAATGTATACAGAAAttattatgaaaatgaaaatattgctAGTCATAAAATTGGTGTGCtacaaaaaaatataaatacatacaaacCTTGTGACTAAATCTTTGACTTTTTTACTGTCTCCCACCTTAAATAAATTCTTACTCTAACATTCTGctatattcatatttcattaataTGTAACAGATAGACTGTGTATTACAAAATCTCTACAGACCCAGATAATGCATATAACTGTCATGCCTATGaggaaaaacacaaacaaacttcTTAACGTGATAATATTACAGTTTAAGCAACTATAAACACTTTAAAGGCAAAAGTGAAGATTGTTATTTAAGGCTCTGCTCATTTGGATATTAAAACATCTATTTTAAAAAAAGAGCTCTTCCTAAATTCAACTAAATCTATCATGTTATACTACCAATTTTTAGACCACTTCCTCCAGACATTGAATAAAATATCTGTTAGTCTTTACGTTTACAGTGTTTAGCAAGCACTCAAATCCAGAGTGATTTTTCATAATGCCTGGTTATCTTCATGGAAGAAATCCTAGTACAATAGGCAGGAGTCCAAGGACATCATGAACACAGAATGCTCTGATGGCTATTACACACAAGGCAAATGTGCATTATCAAtacaacaaattcaaaatgtTGCCTATGCAGGACTTGCCTTCTGGTTTACAGCTGGAGGTAATCACAGAACCCTAGTCGATCTTTCCAGTCCCTCCAAAGAACGCAAGAGTCCAGTGAAAGGAGAGCTCCGCTTTTGTCCgacgcctctctctctctctctctgccacgaCGGCGGTATTCTCCATGCCGTCCTCACAACTCCTGCCTCCTGTAGAATCCAAAATGAGGTTCTCTGAAAGAGCGGCAAAGCTGCAAGGAACTGCCACCCACAGAGTTTCTCAGCTGCTTGAGTAAGAGCCATAACAAGAGCCCCATCAGAAGCAGGAGAAGTGAAAAGAGACCCAGATACACGGTCAGGTTCCAGCCCCATGTCACTTGAAGgggcagagaggtggaggtcACCAAGAAGCGTTTTGGGGCGGGCATCAGTATTCCCGGATCTCAATATATCCACCTTGTCTCTTCATGGGTTTCTCAGGGCATGCAGTTTTGCATGTAACATTCTTTGGAACAGTCTCAGCATCCGTCAGTGAAACGTATTGACTTCTTATTCTTCAGGACGCTGGTCTTGTTTTTCCTGCTGCATGCAGAATGAGAATTGCGTTGCTTGTTGAAAGCCTCTCACTTCAgctcctgacccctcccttcccCCTGTCGCTGAAGGACATTCACTCCCCTGATTTATCAACTGGGGAACCTGCGCGCGCGTGCACGCGTTCATTCTCAGCAGCTCAAGTCCCAACGCGCAGATGGGAAAATCTAATGAATATCAAAAAAGGTTGCGACTGCTTTGGTAGTGAGCCAGGTAGCTGTGGTGCCTCAATCCTTGGTACTAACCCAGTCATGAATTTTGTGGCATCACTCAAGAAGTTAATTTGTTTCATGAGATGTCAGAACAAAACGCTCATCGCATAAACACAAGATAAAAGCCCCACGCCGGAAACCTTTTATCTGATGTTGACCTGACCAACCTTGTCCGTCACATTTGATGAATGTTTAATTTGCCTTACCTATCTATAACTGTTTATACGTTTGTTTTGAACAAAATAAGTTTATTTATGGAATGGACTGAATGTCCTGTGACTTTGCACTATGGTTCACAATGATATTAACATCTTCTTTAGTCTTTAGTTTTTCATAAGATGTGCTTAAATCCAACCCACAAGATCAAGGGTTCTCGGATTTGAACGTATCCTTGTCTCCATGGAAACCGTGGCTGTATCATCAAATATGGCGTGTTAGAGGAGCCGATTGCATGCTAGCGAATAATAATTACAACGATTATGATCATAATAATTTAGCTGTCGCTTTACCAAGCCTATTTTGTTATACGTATTGGTTGTAAATATGGCAAATGATTAGTCTTACCATCGTGAGCTTTATTATATGTAAACGGATAAGCTTCTTTACTATCTAGTTGGCTAGTTAGCCTTGCTAAAACAGCTAGGTGAGCTAGCAAGGCATGCAAGGGACAGTGAACACCCACATAATCCCCGAGTTAATCCTCTCTTTCCTGACCACGTAACCTGCTGTTTTGTAAATGTTTAACTGGTAAACAGAAACACTAAATGCACAATATAGCGCCCTACTGCAGCCTGTCACCGTGCCGAAGCTGCCAGTTAACACAACGTTAGTGAGCAGCTGGGTTCTGTGCACTTCCGAGGGAGAAGATGGAGCTGAATCTGAGCCAGACTGATTACCTACAGGTAAACATgttctgatacacacacacacacacacacacacacacacacacacactgtgcaccATATCTGCACAACAGAAAGATAATAAATAATGCTGCATAGTTACTTCATAGCTGAATATTTTGCCCACGTTTTCTTCCAAGGTTGGAGTGACTTCTCAGAAAACCATGAAACTTCTCCCTGCAGTGGGACGAAGATCAACACAAAAGGTCGTTTGTTTTATTGAACGTGCAGACAAAAAGACGAATAGTCCGTTTAGACGACGAGACGGCTggttttcaaaatgaaaacgaTTACTTTCGGATTTGAATGGACATTTCCATTAAAACCACGTGTTGTTTGCTCTGTGTTCCCTTTAGGTTGCTGTAGCAGATCACGACGGTGTAGTGACTTGCTTTGGGATGAAAAAGGGAGAGGCCGTTGTGTGTATTAAAAtgctgcacacatacacaagcgcCCCTAAAACATTTTCAGTTATGACAATGAGTTGCATTCAGCACTCAGTACTTTGTATTAAATATTCCTTTTTGAATATCTGTTTTTGTCCAGCCTGTGTTCAAAAGCCTCCCAGGGCAGAAGATCTCCAGGCTGGCGCTGGGTGGGGCTTTGGGCACCCCACAAGAGAAGATCTTTGTGTCTTCTGGCTCTGAGGTCAGGGGCTACACTAAAAAGGGCAAACAGTTCCTCTCCTTTGAGGCCAATCTGACAGAAAGCATCAATGCCATGTGAGTTAATATTCTTTCATCATCATTTGCAGTAGAATCAAGTGTGGAATTGTGTCGCACATGAATGTTGACATTTAAACAATCGTTGGCAGGCATGTTTCTGGGGCAGACCTTTATATCTGTGCCAGTTACATTTACAACCACTACTGTGACTGCAAAGACCAGGACTATTATCTATCAGGAGACAAGATCAATGACAtagtgtgtttacctgtggaGAGAGTGGGCCGCACAGTGCCCATACTGGCATGCCAGGACAGGATACTTCGCATACTACAGGTAAAAATAAGCCTTCTGCTCAAACCATATCCAGACCTTTAAATGTTAGCCAGTGTCACCAGTTAGCAGTGTTAGTCCCCACTAGAATTGAATAATAGCAGTTTTCTAGTGAGTGAGATTATAAAATGTTGGCAGAGGGTGTTGTCAGTTGAATTGAGCTTTATCTCATGACGCTTTGTCTCAGTGACTTTGCATTGTTTTTCCCCAAAGGGCTCTGAACTGTTGTACGATTGTAAGGTTGCTGGACCCCCATCAGTTCTGGAGCTTCACAACGGAGATGGAGGTattaaataatgtttccatagtgGAACTTGTTGGACACTCCTATGGCATTCATTGTAAATATGTATTTGTATGTCTAAAGTCTGTATCGGAGCATGTGTAATATTTTGGAGCTAAACATGTTTTGATGTTTCCTTCATGCCCAGGTAAGGATGGGGAGGAGGTGCTTTATGGAACTGCAGATGGGAAACTGGGACTAGTGCAGTTAACCAGTTCGAGTCCAATCTCTAAATGGGAGGTGGATAATGAGAAGAAAAAAGGAGGTGAGGCGTTATTTTGTAGTTTTACAAATATTACCATTGTTTCAAAATGTTAAACCATTTGTATGCTCATCAGTCTCAGGACTTGACTGTTTGCTCATTATGGCCTTCCGAAGGTGTGCTGTGCATCGACATGTTTGACATTTTTGGCGATGGAGTGAAAGACATTCTGATTGGTCGAGATGACGGGACAGTAGAGGTGTACGGATTGGACAGCACCAATGAACCGGCACTACGTTTTGAGCATGTACGTGGCAGCGAAATGGGAACCAGTTCAGATCTGCTTCAGCAGCTGGTTATTGTTGCCTGCAGGTTCCAGTATCAACGTCCCATGCTGTATGCTCACTAATCTGTGTTACTGTGTCTTCACAAGGTTTTGTCTGAGAGTGTTACATCAGTTCAGGGAGGATGTGTGGGTAAGGAGTCATATGATGAGATCCTAACAGCAACCTACACAGGTGAGCAAGCACATCTCAGAGATGTCTCAGACAGTTGTTTGCTTTAGCTGAACTGTCAAAGGTATCTGTTTACAGCTGTTGCACTCGAGAGTGCAAGTGTTCTGTCCTGATTAGCTCTGGTCTGAGGACAAAGTCTCTGTCCATTTACTTTAGCTTGACCCTCGTGTCCTGCTCCTGTGCTATGTCCTCTGCTATAGGTTGGGTGTCAGGTCTGACCACAGAGCCGCAGCAGATGGAGGCGGGGCCAG
Encoded here:
- the anxa5a gene encoding annexin A5a, which produces MAYRGTVKPFVHFNAKQDADLLRKAMKGFGTDEGTILMLLTARSNEQRQQIKAAYKKAHGKDLVKDLKSELGGKFEDLIVALMTPPHSYDAHELRNAIKGAGTDDKVLIEILASRTPEQIKEIVKTYKKEHGTKLEKDIMGDTSGHYQRLLIILLQGEREEGVDESRVEKDAKELYAAGEEKFGTDEDKFVSILGNRSPEHLRKVFDAYKKMAGSDIEESIRGECTGNLEAALLAVVKCARSVPGYFAECLRESMRRAGTDDETLMRIMVSRSEEDMLDIRATYKKMYGESLYRNIQDDTDGDYGKALLYLCGGDD